A part of Paenarthrobacter sp. A20 genomic DNA contains:
- the rpsN gene encoding 30S ribosomal protein S14, producing MAKKSKIARNEQRKVIVERYAAKRLELKKTLVDPNATDEAREAARLGLQKLPRNASPIRLRNRDQIDGRPRGTLQKFGISRVRFRDMAHRGELPGITKSSW from the coding sequence ATGGCAAAGAAGTCCAAGATTGCTCGCAACGAGCAGCGCAAGGTCATTGTTGAGCGTTACGCTGCCAAGCGTCTCGAACTGAAGAAGACCCTGGTTGACCCCAACGCGACTGACGAAGCACGCGAAGCTGCACGCCTCGGCCTGCAGAAGCTGCCCCGCAACGCCTCCCCGATCCGTCTGCGTAACCGCGACCAGATCGACGGCCGTCCCCGCGGCACGCTCCAGAAGTTCGGTATCTCCCGTGTTCGCTTCCGCGACATGGCTCACCGCGGTGAGCTCCCGGGCATCACCAAGTCTTCCTGGTAA
- a CDS encoding FMN-binding protein — protein sequence MRIRPALATAVASAGILLAGWQSGAHIAETGTATTTSLGSSATSGGTASGGTSSGGGTTTGSSSAGSGSSSGSSTGSTTAATYDGASVQTRFGTVQVQVTIQGGKITEVTALQLTDAERKSAQISSRAAPVLRSEVLQAQSANVQTIGGATVTSDAYLTSLQAALDAANF from the coding sequence GTGAGAATTCGACCAGCACTGGCAACCGCCGTCGCGTCGGCCGGTATCCTTCTGGCCGGCTGGCAGTCAGGCGCGCATATCGCCGAGACCGGCACGGCGACCACCACCAGCCTGGGCAGCAGCGCAACGAGCGGCGGCACCGCCTCCGGCGGTACAAGTTCCGGCGGAGGCACCACTACCGGGTCTTCTTCCGCAGGGTCCGGAAGCAGTTCCGGCAGCAGCACGGGAAGCACGACGGCGGCAACGTACGACGGCGCGTCCGTCCAGACCCGCTTCGGTACAGTCCAAGTGCAAGTGACGATCCAGGGCGGCAAAATCACGGAAGTCACGGCGTTGCAGCTCACCGATGCTGAACGGAAGTCGGCTCAGATCAGCAGCCGCGCGGCACCGGTTTTGCGGTCCGAAGTACTCCAAGCCCAGTCCGCCAACGTCCAGACCATCGGCGGCGCGACCGTCACCAGCGACGCCTACCTCACCTCGCTTCAGGCAGCCCTCGATGCAGCCAACTTCTAA
- the rpmG gene encoding 50S ribosomal protein L33 — protein MAKDKDVRPIIKLKSTAGTGYTYVTRKNRRNDPDRLVLKKYDPKIRQHVEFREER, from the coding sequence ATGGCAAAGGACAAGGACGTACGTCCGATCATCAAGCTGAAGTCCACCGCGGGCACGGGTTACACCTACGTAACCCGCAAGAACCGTCGTAACGACCCGGACCGCCTGGTCCTGAAGAAGTACGACCCCAAGATCCGCCAGCACGTCGAATTCCGAGAGGAGCGCTAA
- the rpmB gene encoding 50S ribosomal protein L28 has product MAAHCQVTGAEPGFGHSISHSHRRNKRRFDPNIQKKRYWVPSLRRNVTLTLSARGIKTIDVRGIDSVVADILARGVKL; this is encoded by the coding sequence ATGGCAGCACACTGCCAAGTGACCGGAGCCGAGCCGGGCTTTGGACACAGCATTTCGCACTCGCACCGTCGCAACAAGCGTCGGTTCGACCCGAACATTCAGAAGAAGCGCTACTGGGTTCCGTCCCTGCGCCGTAATGTCACGCTGACCCTGTCAGCCCGTGGCATCAAGACCATCGACGTACGCGGCATCGACTCAGTCGTCGCCGACATCCTGGCACGAGGAGTAAAGCTCTAA
- a CDS encoding ferric reductase-like transmembrane domain-containing protein: protein MTSLLTPDSPVETAPATASRKRPPAVERFRPQARRRLARADLLGAVGWLSGVAAVALWLADGGASGFSSFAGTMTALGIVAGLIGMDLVLLMLLLAARIPVVDNAIGHDRALEIHKSLGKPALYLLLAHGLFLAIGYGAAEGLDPLSESISLWVNVPDMWLAFVSMALFIAVVVTSLVAVRRKFPYEFWYVVHLLTYAAVGTAIPHQFSVGGLFAEGTWQRWYWLALCIGTGVALAWFRIYQPLAASFRHQLTVSRVVRVAPGVFSIEMTGRNLERLAGSGGRFFLWRFLAPGQWWRPHPFSLSAEPVPGGRNRPGKLRITVRNLGEGSASLAHIRPGTKVAIEGPYGLFSTAARSREDVVMIGAGIGITPLRSLLETTPFDPGHAIVLLRGHDESELFLGQEIMALCQARGVTLYHLTGPRSSGDHSWLPRNAVNDGFTLSSYAPAIANADVYVCGPALWASSVIRDVQAAGVPAEQLHNERFDW from the coding sequence ATGACCTCGTTATTGACCCCGGATTCGCCGGTGGAAACCGCCCCGGCAACGGCCTCGCGAAAGCGGCCACCCGCCGTCGAACGCTTCCGTCCCCAGGCACGACGGCGACTTGCCCGGGCAGATTTGCTCGGGGCCGTGGGGTGGTTGTCGGGTGTGGCGGCGGTGGCACTGTGGCTGGCCGACGGCGGTGCCAGCGGCTTCTCAAGCTTCGCGGGGACCATGACTGCCCTTGGCATCGTCGCCGGACTGATCGGCATGGATCTGGTTCTGCTGATGCTGCTGCTGGCGGCAAGAATTCCGGTGGTCGACAACGCGATCGGACACGATCGTGCCTTGGAGATCCACAAATCCCTCGGGAAGCCGGCACTGTATCTGCTCCTGGCGCACGGGCTGTTCTTAGCTATTGGATACGGCGCCGCGGAGGGACTGGACCCGTTGAGCGAGTCCATCTCACTCTGGGTCAACGTGCCTGACATGTGGTTGGCATTTGTGTCCATGGCACTGTTTATTGCCGTGGTGGTGACGTCCCTGGTTGCAGTCCGCCGCAAGTTCCCTTACGAGTTCTGGTATGTGGTGCATTTGCTGACGTACGCGGCCGTTGGGACGGCTATCCCGCACCAGTTCAGCGTAGGCGGGCTATTCGCCGAAGGAACGTGGCAGCGCTGGTATTGGCTGGCCCTGTGCATCGGCACGGGCGTGGCGCTGGCCTGGTTCCGCATATACCAGCCCCTCGCGGCAAGCTTCAGGCATCAACTCACCGTCAGCCGGGTGGTCCGTGTGGCACCGGGTGTCTTCAGTATCGAAATGACGGGACGGAACCTTGAACGGTTGGCCGGCTCTGGCGGGAGGTTCTTCTTGTGGCGATTCCTGGCACCTGGCCAATGGTGGCGGCCGCACCCGTTCAGCCTTTCCGCGGAACCAGTTCCCGGAGGCCGGAACCGACCCGGCAAGCTGCGCATCACTGTCCGCAACCTGGGGGAGGGTTCTGCCAGCCTGGCCCACATCAGGCCAGGCACCAAGGTGGCGATCGAAGGTCCCTACGGCTTGTTCAGCACAGCCGCCCGATCCCGCGAAGACGTGGTCATGATTGGTGCCGGCATCGGGATCACGCCCTTGCGGTCGCTGTTGGAAACCACGCCGTTTGACCCTGGTCACGCGATCGTCCTGCTCCGCGGCCATGACGAATCCGAACTCTTCCTTGGCCAGGAAATCATGGCCCTCTGCCAGGCGCGCGGTGTCACGCTCTACCACCTGACCGGGCCAAGGTCCTCCGGAGACCATTCCTGGCTACCCCGCAACGCGGTCAACGACGGCTTCACGCTCAGCTCCTACGCACCCGCAATTGCCAATGCCGACGTCTACGTTTGCGGCCCTGCCCTCTGGGCCTCCTCCGTGATCCGGGACGTACAGGCGGCCGGCGTCCCGGCGGAACAACTCCACAACGAAAGGTTTGACTGGTGA
- a CDS encoding FAD:protein FMN transferase has product MQPTSNGQQLRARTFRSMGTVVSLTVASNTYADTAVDELESAVEVVEGVFVKLDHAFSLYRLGSEASRLARGELTLAYASETMRDLYAEASEWRLATEGAFTAERPDGRLDLSGIVKAHAVREAALSLRALGLQDWCVNAGGDVLVSGSPGPATNDPWLAGILDPLDRQALLGAFPLQSMKALATSGSAERGDHIWAVGGARPEFVQVSVAAADIVTADVLATAIVAGGTRTLDQAVAGWGVEVLAVRPDGELLATPEFRSAA; this is encoded by the coding sequence ATGCAGCCAACTTCTAACGGACAACAGCTCCGTGCCCGCACCTTCCGCAGCATGGGCACGGTGGTGAGCCTGACAGTGGCGAGCAACACCTACGCCGATACCGCCGTGGACGAGCTCGAGTCCGCCGTCGAGGTTGTTGAGGGCGTCTTCGTGAAACTGGACCACGCGTTCAGCCTGTACCGTCTCGGCTCCGAAGCGAGTCGACTGGCCCGCGGCGAGCTGACGTTGGCCTATGCCTCGGAGACCATGCGGGACCTTTACGCTGAGGCATCCGAGTGGCGGCTCGCGACAGAAGGTGCCTTCACTGCGGAGCGCCCGGACGGCCGACTGGACCTGTCCGGGATCGTTAAAGCCCATGCCGTGCGGGAAGCGGCGCTGTCCCTGCGGGCACTCGGGCTTCAGGACTGGTGCGTGAATGCGGGCGGTGACGTGCTGGTAAGCGGGTCACCCGGGCCCGCCACGAATGACCCCTGGCTCGCCGGCATCCTGGACCCCCTGGATCGCCAGGCGTTGCTGGGCGCGTTCCCGCTGCAATCCATGAAGGCACTGGCAACGTCCGGGTCTGCCGAACGCGGCGACCATATTTGGGCCGTAGGAGGGGCCAGGCCGGAGTTTGTCCAAGTCTCCGTCGCGGCAGCGGACATCGTCACGGCTGACGTCCTGGCAACGGCCATTGTCGCCGGCGGAACCCGGACGTTGGATCAGGCCGTTGCCGGATGGGGCGTTGAGGTGCTCGCTGTGCGGCCCGACGGTGAACTGCTGGCCACACCGGAATTCCGGTCCGCCGCCTAG